The following are encoded together in the Zingiber officinale cultivar Zhangliang chromosome 8A, Zo_v1.1, whole genome shotgun sequence genome:
- the LOC122008272 gene encoding uncharacterized protein At5g01610-like, with amino-acid sequence MEKALMKVASFSIAKKAKAEISSIGDDLSRFSSTVEDKAKWLFEKLKGKPPKSLPDLLREYGLPQGLFPRNIICYEFDESTLKLTVHLPSACEISFKDSSVLRYAKRIKCTLLRGKLSGIEGMKTKVLVWVKVTQVSVESYKSDKICFMAGMKKLRPKDAYEMPRDSIKVDEF; translated from the exons ATGGAGAAAGCGCTCATGAAAGTCGCGAGCTTTTCCATTGCGAAGAAAGCTAAAGCGGAGATCTCCTCCATCGGCGACGATCTCTCT CGTTTTTCAAGCACGGTGGAGGACAAGGCTAAGTGGCTCTTTGAGAAGCTGAAAG GGAAACCACCAAAATCTCTACCAGATCTCCTTCGTGAGTATGGCCTCCCACAGGGCCTCTTTCCAAGGAACATCATATGCTATGAGTTTGATGAATCGACATTAAAGTTGACTGTTCACCTTCCTTCCGCCTGTGAGATCAGCTTCAAAGATTCCTCGGTGCTACGATATGCCAAGCGCATCAAGTGTACATTGTTGAGAGGGAAGTTGTCTGGAATTGAAGGCATGAAGACGAAGGTGCTGGTTTGGGTCAAAGTTACCCAAGTGAGTGTGGAAAGCTACAAGTCAGACAAAATCTGCTTCATGGCTGGCATGAAGAAACTGAGACCGAAGGATGCGTACGAGATGCCCCGTGATTCTATCAAGGTCGATGAGTTTTGA
- the LOC122010658 gene encoding uncharacterized protein LOC122010658, protein MRNGCDHFSTRDYPLEREQRERGGEDRDGVLVFVSPAFLRSLEVSSPFAATAPTVVLWAIDPGSLHEPVSILWDIENCPVPNDVCPEDVAGNIRMALRLHPVIRGAVTMFSAYGDFNAFPRRLREGCQRTGVKLVDVPSGRKDAADKAILVDMFLFALDNRPPSSIMLISGDVDFSPALHILGQRGYTVILVIPSGVGVSSALINAGQFVWNWPSIARGEGFVPANSFMAGVSDLAPCLSSCGIEVTQNIQNDEEAIVYKGISQHEYVTESNIGRDLCHNSAYTSGGVGKTSYSFNEYSSSNFTGPYFSSKSQGFPSCLNKGAGVDNNVTEQAWWVQPGDLQGLKGQIVKLLEMSGGSMPLPRVPSEYLKFFGRPLYMAEYGVCKLVPLIKKMGDDTLFVVGKGHKKLVCLRNSDTSFPGRPTTVKIDKGKQVLEENTEIIASAHSGYSSDGFSDDEKNDDPLLGSGEFGDQLQCIRQEVQELLICYSCPVPLSSFQALYKQRYKKDINLRNFGVDSLEELMEKIKDVVALVMDQASNKLFLVLSFASR, encoded by the exons ATGAGGAATGGTTGCGATCACTTCTCCACACGAGA CTATCCGCTGGAGAGAGAACAAAGAGAGAGAGGGGGAGAGGATAGGGATGGAGTTCTTGTGTTCGTTTCGCCTGCTTTTCTCCGAAGTCTCGAAGTCAGCTCTCCTTTTGCTGCGACAGCCCCGACGGTCGTTTTATGGGCAATTGATCCAG GGTCCTTGCATGAACCTGTGTCAATCCTTTGGGATATTGAGAACTGTCCAGTCCCTAATGATGTTTGCCCTGAAGATGTTGCTGGGAACATTCGAATGGCATTACGGCTGCACCCTGTCATTAGAGGAGCTGTCACAATGTTTTCTGCTTATGGGGATTTCAATGCCTTCCCTCGAAGGCTAAGAGAAGGTTGCCAAAGAACTGGGGTTAAACTAGTAGATGTTCCAAGTGGGCGAAAAGATGCTGCTGACAAAGCTATCTTAGTTGACATGTTTCTTTTTGCACTTGACAATCGGCCGCCATCTTCGATCATGCTAATCTCTGGGGATGTAGATTTTTCTCCAGCTTTGCATATACTTGGTCAGCGTGGTTACACTGTAATCCTTGTAATTCCTTCTGGAGTTGGTGTTTCGTCAGCTCTCATCAATGCTGGGCAATTTGTTTGGAACTGGCCTAGCATAGCACGAGGTGAAGGTTTTGTTCCTGCGAACTCTTTTATGGCTGGTGTTTCTGATCTCGCTCCATGTCTTAGTAGTTGTGGCATAGAAGTGACACAAAATATTCAGAATGATGAGGAGGCCATTGTCTACAAAGGAATTTCTCAACATGAATATGTCACTGAATCAAACATTGGCCGTGACCTTTGCCACAACTCTGCCTATACATCTGGAGGAGTTGGTAAAACTTCATATTCATTCAATGAATACAGCAGCAGCAACTTCACAGGGCCTTATTTTTCATCAAAATCTCAAGGATTCCCATCATGCCTAAATAAAGGTGCAGGAGTAGATAACAATGTAACTGAACAAGCATGGTGGGTTCAGCCAGGAGACCTTCAGGGTCTGAAAGGTCAAATAGTCAAGCTGCTTGAGATGTCTGGCGGGAGTATGCCTCTTCCTCGTGTTCCTTCAGAGTATCTAAAGTtctttggccggccactttatatGGCAGAGTATGGAGTATGCAAGTTGGTGCCCCTCATTAAGAAAATGGGCGATGATACATTATTTGTGGTTGGAAAGGGACATAAGAAGCTGGTGTGCCTACGCAACAGTGATACGAGTTTTCCTGGTAGACCAACAACCGTGAAGATTGATAAGGGAAAGCAAGTTCTGGAGGAAAACACGGAGATAATTGCCTCTGCTCATTCAGGATACTCATCTGATGGGTTCTCGGATGATGAGAAGAATGATGATCCTCTCTTAGGTTCTGGTGAGTTTGGGGATCAACTTCAATGTAttagacaagaagtacaagagctTCTCATTTGTTACTCTTGCCCTGTTCCCCTTAGTTCATTTCAAGCTTTATACAAGCAGCGATACAAGAAAGACATCAACCTGAGAAACTTTGGAGTGGATAGTCTGGAAGAACTGATGGAGAAGATAAAAGATGTTGTGGCATTGGTTATGGATCAGGCAAGCAATAAGTTGTTTCTCGTATTGAGCTTTGCAAGCAGATGA